Proteins from one Mycobacterium sp. EPa45 genomic window:
- the kstD gene encoding 3-oxosteroid 1-dehydrogenase: protein MTAQEFDVVVVGSGAAGMVAALTAAHQGLSTVVVEKAAHFGGSTARSGGGVWIPNNEILKRDGVTDTKEAARTYLHAIIGDVVEPERIDTYLERGPEMLSFVLKHTPLKMCWVPGYSDYYPETAGGRPGGRSIEPKPFDAKKLGPDEPYLEPPYGKVPLNVVVMQQDYVRLNQLKRHPRGVLRSLKVGARTMWAGARGKNLVGMGRALIAPLRIGLRQAGVPVLLNTALTDLYVEDGVVRGIYVRDTTGPEAADPQLIRARRGVILGSGGFERNEQMRVKYQRAPITADWTVGAAANTGDGIVAAEKLGAALELMEDAWWGPTVPLVGAPWFALSERNSPGSIIVNLAGKRFMNESMPYVEACHHMYGGQYGQGPGPGENVPAWLVFDQQYRDRYIFAGLQPGQRIPKKWMESGVIVKADTLEELAKVTGLPADAFLATVERFNGFARSGKDEDFHRGESAYDRYYGDPTNKPNPNLGEIRNGPFYAAKMVPGDLGTKGGVRTDVHGRALRDDGSVIEGLYAAGNVSSPVMGHTYPGPGGTIGPAMAFGYLAALHIAGAAGPATSSTGKG, encoded by the coding sequence ATGACAGCTCAGGAGTTCGACGTCGTCGTCGTCGGAAGCGGCGCTGCCGGCATGGTCGCCGCGCTGACCGCCGCTCACCAGGGACTATCGACAGTCGTCGTCGAGAAGGCCGCGCACTTCGGCGGCTCGACCGCCCGCTCGGGTGGCGGCGTGTGGATCCCGAACAACGAGATCCTCAAGCGTGACGGGGTCACCGACACCAAAGAAGCCGCGCGCACCTATCTGCACGCGATCATCGGCGACGTGGTGGAGCCCGAGCGCATCGACACCTACCTCGAGCGCGGCCCGGAGATGCTCTCGTTCGTGCTCAAGCACACGCCGCTGAAGATGTGCTGGGTGCCGGGATACTCCGACTACTATCCGGAGACCGCCGGGGGACGCCCGGGGGGCCGGTCGATCGAACCAAAGCCCTTCGACGCCAAGAAGCTCGGTCCCGACGAGCCCTACCTGGAGCCGCCGTACGGCAAGGTCCCGCTCAATGTGGTTGTGATGCAGCAGGACTACGTGCGCCTCAACCAGCTCAAGCGCCACCCCCGCGGCGTGCTGCGCAGCCTGAAGGTCGGCGCACGCACGATGTGGGCAGGTGCACGCGGCAAGAACCTCGTCGGCATGGGCCGTGCGCTGATCGCGCCGCTGCGAATCGGCCTGCGCCAGGCCGGAGTTCCGGTGCTGCTCAACACCGCACTAACCGACCTGTATGTAGAAGACGGTGTAGTGCGCGGCATCTACGTACGAGATACGACGGGCCCGGAAGCGGCTGATCCGCAACTGATCCGGGCACGCCGCGGCGTCATCCTGGGCAGCGGTGGCTTCGAACGCAACGAGCAGATGCGAGTCAAGTATCAGCGCGCACCGATCACCGCGGACTGGACCGTGGGCGCGGCCGCCAACACCGGCGACGGCATCGTGGCGGCCGAGAAGCTGGGTGCGGCATTGGAATTGATGGAGGATGCCTGGTGGGGACCGACGGTCCCGCTGGTCGGCGCACCGTGGTTCGCGTTGTCGGAACGCAACTCCCCCGGGTCGATCATCGTCAACCTCGCCGGCAAGCGCTTCATGAACGAGTCGATGCCCTACGTCGAGGCCTGCCACCACATGTACGGCGGCCAGTATGGGCAGGGTCCCGGCCCTGGCGAGAACGTGCCCGCCTGGCTGGTCTTCGACCAGCAGTACCGCGACCGGTACATCTTCGCGGGATTGCAGCCGGGACAACGGATTCCGAAGAAGTGGATGGAGTCCGGCGTGATCGTCAAGGCCGACACCCTGGAGGAGCTGGCCAAGGTGACCGGCCTTCCGGCGGACGCCTTCCTGGCGACCGTCGAGCGGTTCAACGGGTTCGCCCGCTCGGGTAAGGACGAGGACTTCCACCGGGGCGAAAGCGCCTACGACCGCTACTACGGCGATCCGACCAACAAGCCCAACCCCAACCTCGGCGAGATCCGCAACGGTCCGTTCTACGCGGCCAAGATGGTGCCCGGCGACCTCGGCACCAAGGGCGGAGTGCGCACCGATGTCCACGGCCGGGCGCTGCGCGACGACGGTTCAGTGATCGAAGGCCTATACGCGGCCGGTAATGTCAGCTCGCCGGTGATGGGTCACACCTATCCCGGTCCCGGCGGCACCATCGGCCCCGCGATGGCGTTCGGGTACCTGGCGGCTTTGCACATCGCCGGAGCCGCTGGGCCGGCGACATCCAGCACAGGGAAGGGCTGA
- a CDS encoding MaoC family dehydratase: MPIDPSVALAAELDPIEFSWTSSDIQLYQLGLGAGADPMDPKELRYLVDRTPQVLPTFGNVAASFHLTEPPAVQFPGIDIELSKVLHASEAVTVPAPLPPSGTATSVQRFTEIWDKGKAAVIVSETTVTDPDGKLLWTTKRSIFARGEGGFGGERGPSTSVAAPDRAPDIEISVPVLPQQALLYRLCGDRNPLHSDPEFASAAGFPKPILHGLCTYGMTCKALVDTLLDSDVSQVKSYGARFAGVVYPGETIKVSAWKEDGRYVGVVTAPSREDAVVLSDVELIPV; this comes from the coding sequence ATGCCGATCGATCCGTCCGTCGCGCTCGCTGCCGAACTGGATCCCATCGAGTTCTCTTGGACCAGTAGCGATATTCAGCTCTATCAGCTGGGCCTGGGCGCAGGCGCGGACCCGATGGATCCCAAGGAGTTGCGTTACCTGGTGGACCGCACCCCGCAGGTGCTGCCCACCTTCGGCAATGTGGCGGCCAGCTTTCACCTGACCGAGCCGCCCGCGGTGCAGTTCCCGGGGATCGACATCGAGCTGAGCAAGGTGCTGCACGCCAGCGAGGCGGTCACGGTGCCCGCTCCGCTGCCGCCGAGCGGCACCGCGACGTCGGTGCAGCGCTTCACCGAGATCTGGGACAAGGGCAAGGCGGCGGTCATCGTCAGCGAGACGACCGTGACCGACCCGGACGGCAAGCTGTTGTGGACCACCAAGCGATCGATCTTCGCCCGCGGTGAAGGCGGTTTCGGTGGCGAGCGCGGACCGTCGACGTCGGTCGCCGCCCCGGATCGTGCGCCGGACATCGAGATCTCGGTTCCGGTGCTGCCCCAGCAGGCGCTGCTGTACCGGCTCTGCGGTGACCGCAACCCGTTGCACTCCGACCCCGAATTCGCTTCGGCGGCAGGCTTTCCCAAGCCGATCCTGCACGGGCTGTGCACCTACGGCATGACCTGTAAGGCGCTGGTGGACACGCTGTTGGACTCCGACGTGTCGCAGGTGAAGTCTTACGGTGCGCGCTTCGCCGGGGTCGTATACCCGGGCGAGACCATCAAGGTCAGCGCGTGGAAGGAAGACGGCCGCTACGTCGGCGTGGTCACCGCACCCAGCCGCGAGGACGCCGTCGTGCTCTCCGACGTGGAATTGATTCCGGTCTGA
- a CDS encoding DUF559 domain-containing protein → MEDVPFIGSEALALGRLTRHELRTKFRAIHQDVYIPVNAELSPVLRAKASWLRSRRRGVLVGFSASAVHGARWIDNRRAAEISDTNRRPTPGVITRACVIESDELCLKDGLALTTPARTAFDLLCWYPTDTAITAVDALARATRLKVADIELLADRYRGRRGIKKARAAIELVDSGAESPKETWLRLVIIRAGFPRPQTQIPVHNEYGVLIAEVDMGYEDLKIAIEYEGAHHRTDRRQFEKDIRRYDELIELGWMVLRFTAEDTPGTVIRKIAAALARRQ, encoded by the coding sequence ATGGAGGACGTTCCGTTTATAGGAAGCGAAGCATTGGCGCTCGGTCGGCTGACCCGGCATGAACTTCGGACGAAGTTTCGCGCGATCCATCAGGACGTGTACATTCCGGTGAACGCTGAGCTTAGTCCGGTTTTGCGCGCGAAGGCGTCCTGGTTGCGATCGCGAAGACGGGGCGTACTGGTCGGCTTCTCGGCATCAGCCGTCCACGGCGCCAGATGGATCGACAACCGGCGTGCCGCGGAAATCAGCGATACCAATCGTCGACCGACACCGGGCGTGATAACGCGCGCCTGTGTCATCGAGTCCGACGAGCTATGTCTGAAGGACGGTTTGGCCCTGACCACTCCCGCGCGGACAGCCTTCGATCTGCTGTGCTGGTACCCGACAGACACAGCGATAACGGCGGTGGACGCGTTGGCGCGAGCGACGCGCCTGAAGGTCGCTGACATCGAGTTGCTGGCCGACCGCTATCGGGGTCGTCGGGGAATCAAGAAGGCCCGCGCCGCAATTGAGCTCGTCGACTCTGGCGCCGAGTCGCCGAAGGAAACATGGTTGCGCCTGGTGATCATTAGGGCTGGCTTCCCGCGCCCACAGACTCAGATCCCTGTTCACAACGAATACGGCGTTCTGATTGCCGAGGTCGATATGGGATATGAAGACCTGAAGATCGCGATCGAGTACGAGGGGGCACACCACCGCACTGACCGCAGACAGTTCGAAAAGGACATCCGTCGGTACGACGAACTTATCGAACTCGGGTGGATGGTCTTGCGATTCACGGCCGAGGACACCCCGGGCACAGTGATACGCAAAATCGCAGCTGCCTTGGCACGCCGACAGTAA
- a CDS encoding lipid-transfer protein — protein sequence MPGELSGKAAIVGIGATDFSKNSGRSELRLASEAVLDALDDAGLTPADVDGMTTFTMDSNTEVAIARATGIGDLKFFSKIHHGGGAACATVQQAAIAVATGVADCVVAYRAFNERSGMRFGQVQMRLVENADSTGVDNSFSYPHGLSTPAAQVAMIAQRYMHLSGATSRDFGAVSVADRKHAANNPKAYFYEKPITIEDHQASRWIAEPLRLLDCCQETDGGVALVIVSAERAKDLKHRPAVIEAAAQGSSPNQYSMTSYYRPELGLPEMGLVGRQMWEQSGLTPADIQTAILYDHFTPFTLIQLEELGFCAQGDAKDFVKDGALEIGGRLPINTHGGQLGEAYIHGMNGIAEGVRQLRGTSVNQVDNVEHVLVTAGTGVPTSGLILG from the coding sequence ATGCCGGGCGAGCTGAGCGGCAAGGCCGCGATCGTCGGTATCGGCGCCACCGACTTCTCCAAGAACTCTGGCCGCAGCGAGTTGCGGCTGGCGTCGGAGGCGGTGCTCGACGCACTTGACGACGCGGGCCTCACGCCGGCCGACGTCGACGGCATGACGACATTCACGATGGACTCGAACACCGAGGTCGCGATCGCCCGGGCCACCGGTATCGGTGACCTGAAGTTCTTCTCCAAGATCCACCACGGCGGCGGCGCCGCCTGCGCGACCGTGCAGCAGGCGGCGATAGCCGTGGCCACCGGTGTCGCGGATTGCGTTGTGGCATATCGCGCTTTCAACGAGCGTTCCGGGATGCGGTTCGGCCAGGTGCAGATGCGGCTGGTCGAGAACGCGGATTCCACCGGGGTGGACAACTCGTTCTCCTACCCGCACGGCTTGTCCACGCCGGCAGCGCAGGTGGCGATGATCGCCCAGCGCTACATGCACCTCTCCGGTGCGACAAGCCGCGATTTCGGCGCGGTGTCGGTCGCCGACCGAAAGCACGCGGCCAACAACCCGAAGGCGTACTTCTACGAGAAGCCGATCACCATCGAGGATCATCAGGCCTCGCGATGGATCGCCGAGCCGCTGCGGCTGCTGGACTGCTGCCAGGAGACCGACGGTGGTGTGGCGCTGGTGATCGTCTCGGCCGAGCGCGCCAAGGACCTCAAGCACCGGCCCGCCGTCATCGAGGCTGCGGCGCAGGGATCGAGCCCGAACCAGTACTCGATGACGAGCTACTACCGGCCCGAGCTGGGACTGCCCGAGATGGGTTTGGTAGGCAGGCAGATGTGGGAGCAGTCCGGTCTGACGCCGGCCGACATCCAGACCGCGATCCTCTACGACCACTTCACGCCCTTCACGCTGATTCAGTTGGAGGAGTTGGGATTCTGCGCACAAGGTGACGCGAAGGATTTCGTCAAGGACGGTGCGCTGGAGATCGGTGGGCGGTTGCCGATCAACACTCACGGCGGTCAGCTGGGTGAGGCCTACATTCACGGCATGAACGGAATCGCCGAAGGTGTGCGCCAGCTGCGCGGAACCTCGGTGAACCAGGTCGACAATGTCGAGCACGTGCTCGTCACCGCCGGCACCGGCGTCCCGACGTCGGGCCTCATCCTCGGCTGA
- a CDS encoding MaoC family dehydratase has protein sequence MSAPAIEVGTKLPELKFYGDPTFIVSTAIATRDYQDVHHDRDKAQAKGSKDIFVNILTDTGLVQRFITDWAGPTAVIKSIGLRLGVPWYAYDTVTFSGEVTAVEDGLITLKIVGNNSLGDHVIATATLTIGAA, from the coding sequence ATGAGCGCACCTGCCATCGAAGTCGGCACCAAGCTGCCCGAACTGAAGTTCTACGGCGACCCGACGTTCATCGTCTCGACGGCGATCGCCACCCGGGACTACCAGGATGTCCACCACGACCGGGACAAGGCGCAGGCCAAGGGGTCCAAGGACATCTTCGTCAACATCCTCACCGACACCGGTCTGGTGCAGCGGTTCATCACCGACTGGGCCGGGCCGACCGCCGTCATCAAGTCGATCGGTCTGCGCCTGGGGGTGCCCTGGTACGCCTACGACACGGTGACGTTCTCAGGTGAGGTCACCGCAGTGGAGGACGGTTTGATCACGCTGAAAATCGTGGGCAACAACAGTCTTGGCGATCACGTGATCGCGACTGCCACCTTGACGATCGGTGCCGCGTAA
- a CDS encoding bifunctional MaoC family dehydratase N-terminal/OB-fold nucleic acid binding domain-containing protein: protein MSAVDDIKAAAERVKAEGKSKPRVGRHPVNQPMIDHWLDAIGDKNPIYVDEAAAKAAGHPGLVAPPAMIQVWTMMGLGGVRPDDDPLGKIIELFDDAGYIGVVATNCEQTYHRYLRPGEEVSVAAELTDVVGPKRTALGEAFFITQTITWSVGDEDVAEMMWRIMKFIPSDQETKASGSSVPDDLDADSAMRPASSRDTKFFWDGVNAHELRIQKRDDGTLVHPPVPALWLDKEQETDYVVASGNGTVFSFVVHHAPKVPGRTLPFVIALVELEEGVRMLGELRNVDPSTVEIGMPVRAMYIDFPANDVGPAWTNYAWEPAK, encoded by the coding sequence GTGAGTGCAGTCGACGACATCAAGGCCGCCGCCGAGCGGGTCAAGGCCGAAGGTAAGAGCAAGCCGCGGGTTGGCAGACATCCGGTCAACCAGCCGATGATCGACCACTGGCTCGACGCGATCGGCGACAAGAACCCGATCTACGTCGACGAGGCGGCCGCCAAGGCGGCCGGACATCCGGGGCTTGTTGCGCCGCCCGCGATGATCCAGGTGTGGACGATGATGGGTCTCGGTGGCGTCCGTCCCGATGACGACCCGCTCGGCAAGATCATCGAACTGTTCGATGACGCAGGCTATATCGGTGTGGTCGCGACCAACTGCGAGCAGACGTATCACCGCTACCTGCGACCCGGCGAGGAGGTCAGCGTCGCCGCCGAGCTGACCGACGTCGTCGGCCCGAAACGCACCGCGCTGGGTGAGGCGTTCTTCATCACCCAGACCATCACCTGGTCGGTCGGCGATGAGGATGTCGCCGAGATGATGTGGCGCATCATGAAGTTCATTCCATCTGATCAAGAAACCAAGGCCTCCGGTTCCTCGGTGCCGGACGATCTCGATGCCGACTCCGCCATGCGGCCTGCGTCGTCGAGGGACACCAAGTTCTTCTGGGACGGCGTCAACGCGCACGAACTGCGCATCCAGAAGCGTGACGACGGCACGCTGGTTCATCCACCGGTTCCGGCGCTGTGGCTGGATAAGGAACAGGAGACCGATTACGTCGTCGCCAGCGGCAACGGCACGGTGTTCAGCTTCGTCGTGCACCACGCGCCGAAGGTGCCCGGCCGCACGCTGCCGTTCGTCATAGCTCTCGTCGAGCTCGAGGAGGGTGTTCGGATGCTCGGCGAGCTGCGCAACGTCGACCCCTCGACCGTGGAGATCGGAATGCCGGTTCGCGCAATGTATATCGACTTCCCGGCCAATGACGTCGGGCCGGCCTGGACCAACTACGCGTGGGAGCCCGCCAAATGA
- the fadE29 gene encoding acyl-CoA dehydrogenase FadE29 — MFIELTPEQKQLQAELREYFSNLISPEEAKAMESDRHNETYRAIIKRMGSDNKLGVGWPKEYGGLGYGPIEQSIFVNEAQRADVPLPAVTLQTVGPTLQQYGTEAQKKKFLPAILAGEVHFAIGYSEPEAGTDLASLRTSAVRQGDEYIVNGQKMWTTGGHDADYVWLACRTDPEAVKHKGISILIVDTKDPGYSWTPVILSDGAHHTNATYYNDVRVPADMLVGEENGGWRLITTQLNNERVMLGPAGRFAALYDRVHAWASKPGSNGDTPLDHDDVKRSLGELKAMWRINELLNWQVAASGEDIDVADAAATKVFGTERIQYAGRLAEEIVGTHGNPADPDTAELLDWLDSQTKRNLVITFGGGVNEVMREMIAAAGLKVPRVPR; from the coding sequence ATGTTCATCGAGCTGACACCCGAGCAGAAGCAGTTACAAGCCGAACTGCGGGAATACTTTTCGAATCTCATCTCGCCTGAGGAAGCCAAGGCGATGGAGTCCGACCGGCACAACGAGACCTATCGGGCCATCATCAAGCGAATGGGCTCCGACAACAAGCTGGGTGTCGGCTGGCCCAAGGAGTATGGCGGGCTGGGCTACGGCCCCATCGAACAGTCGATCTTCGTCAACGAGGCGCAGCGCGCCGACGTGCCGCTGCCCGCGGTGACGCTTCAGACCGTCGGGCCGACACTTCAGCAGTACGGGACCGAGGCGCAGAAGAAGAAGTTCCTGCCCGCGATCCTGGCCGGTGAGGTGCACTTCGCCATCGGTTACAGCGAACCGGAGGCCGGGACCGACCTGGCGTCATTGCGGACGTCCGCGGTACGCCAGGGTGACGAATACATCGTCAACGGCCAGAAGATGTGGACCACCGGCGGGCACGACGCCGACTACGTCTGGCTGGCCTGCCGCACCGACCCGGAAGCCGTGAAGCACAAGGGCATTTCGATCCTGATCGTCGACACCAAGGATCCGGGTTACTCCTGGACGCCGGTCATCCTGTCGGACGGCGCCCACCACACCAATGCGACGTACTACAACGACGTCCGGGTGCCCGCCGACATGCTCGTCGGTGAAGAAAACGGCGGATGGCGGCTGATCACCACCCAGCTCAACAACGAGCGGGTGATGCTCGGACCGGCCGGCCGGTTCGCGGCGCTGTATGACCGGGTGCACGCATGGGCATCCAAGCCCGGCAGCAACGGGGACACTCCGTTGGATCACGACGACGTCAAACGCTCGCTCGGCGAGCTCAAGGCGATGTGGCGGATCAACGAGCTGCTCAACTGGCAGGTCGCGGCGTCCGGGGAGGACATCGACGTCGCCGACGCCGCCGCTACCAAGGTCTTCGGCACCGAGCGCATTCAGTACGCGGGTCGGTTGGCTGAGGAAATCGTTGGCACACACGGCAATCCGGCTGATCCGGATACTGCGGAGCTGCTGGACTGGCTGGACAGCCAGACCAAGCGCAATCTGGTGATCACCTTCGGTGGCGGAGTGAACGAGGTTATGCGAGAGATGATCGCGGCTGCCGGTCTGAAGGTGCCGAGGGTTCCGCGGTGA
- a CDS encoding acyl-CoA dehydrogenase family protein, with amino-acid sequence MDFSPDEGQQAVTDVVTSALERDNSWDALVSGGIVAFGVPERLGGDGLGLAEITAALTQIGRFGNVSPAFATLGLGLLPLLDLASDSQQDRYLAGVAKGAVLAAALNEPGHSLPERPATRLADGKLNGTKVGVPYAEQAEWLVVSTDSGVVVVSPKADGISLTQTPTSNHSDEYVVTFRDTPVADADVLGGNDSVRRINQLVVAAVGAYAAGLVAGALRLTADYVANRHQFGKPLSTFQTVAAQLAEIYIASRTITLAATSVAWLLSEGRDATEDIDVLGYWVTSQAPPVMQLCHHLHGGMGMDITYPMHRYYESIKDLTRFLGGKAHRLELVGA; translated from the coding sequence GTGGACTTCAGTCCGGACGAAGGGCAGCAGGCTGTCACCGATGTGGTGACCTCCGCGCTCGAACGGGACAACAGTTGGGACGCGTTGGTATCCGGCGGCATCGTGGCCTTCGGCGTCCCGGAGCGGCTCGGCGGCGACGGCCTCGGACTGGCCGAGATCACCGCGGCGCTCACCCAGATCGGCAGGTTCGGCAACGTCAGTCCCGCGTTCGCGACGCTGGGTCTGGGCCTGCTTCCGTTGCTGGACTTGGCCTCCGACTCCCAACAGGATCGTTACCTCGCCGGCGTGGCCAAGGGTGCGGTGCTGGCCGCGGCACTCAACGAGCCGGGGCATTCGCTGCCCGAGCGGCCGGCGACGCGCCTCGCCGACGGCAAGCTGAACGGGACCAAGGTCGGCGTTCCCTATGCGGAGCAGGCCGAATGGCTCGTGGTCAGCACGGACAGCGGTGTGGTCGTCGTGTCGCCCAAGGCTGACGGTATTTCGCTGACTCAGACGCCGACGTCGAATCACTCTGACGAATATGTCGTCACCTTCCGAGACACTCCGGTCGCTGACGCAGATGTGTTGGGCGGCAACGACTCCGTTCGACGGATCAACCAGCTGGTGGTGGCAGCGGTTGGCGCTTATGCCGCCGGTCTGGTGGCGGGCGCGTTGCGGCTCACTGCGGACTACGTCGCAAACCGGCACCAGTTCGGCAAGCCGTTGTCAACCTTCCAGACGGTCGCCGCGCAGCTCGCCGAGATCTACATCGCCTCGCGGACCATCACGCTGGCGGCGACGTCGGTGGCCTGGTTGCTCTCCGAAGGCCGGGACGCGACCGAAGACATTGACGTCCTTGGCTATTGGGTGACGTCGCAGGCGCCTCCGGTCATGCAACTGTGCCATCACCTGCACGGCGGCATGGGGATGGACATCACCTATCCGATGCACCGGTACTACGAGTCGATCAAGGACCTGACCCGGTTCTTGGGCGGCAAGGCACATCGCCTCGAACTGGTGGGAGCGTAA
- a CDS encoding cytochrome P450, with amino-acid sequence MPTPNIPPGFDFLDPDLCVERLPVEELAELRKVAPIWWCEQAIGKGGFNDGGYWVVTKHKDVKEVSRRNDVFLSSPNTAIPQFPDEMAREDIDLQKVVMLNMDGDYHDRLRRIISKGFTPRAIGALRDELDRRAQIIAKEAAAHGSGDFVEQVACELPLQAIADLLGVPQEDRDKLFRWSNEMTGNSDEEFDVDPKQSSMEVLAYAMHMAEVKGKNPGNDIVTALINADIDGEKLSDDEFGFFVMMLAVAGNETTRNSITHGMIAFANNPDQWELYKKERPETAADEIVRWATPVTAFQRTAGEDVELSGVQIKKDQRVVMFYRSANFDEEVFEDPYTFNILRNPNPHVGFGGTGVHYCVGANLAKMTINLIFNAVADHMPDLASAGTPERLRSGWLNAIKHWQVDYTGASA; translated from the coding sequence ATGCCAACCCCCAACATTCCGCCCGGCTTCGACTTCCTGGACCCAGACCTGTGTGTCGAGCGGCTGCCGGTGGAGGAGCTCGCCGAGCTGCGCAAGGTCGCGCCGATTTGGTGGTGCGAACAGGCTATCGGCAAGGGCGGCTTCAACGACGGCGGCTACTGGGTCGTCACCAAGCACAAGGACGTCAAAGAGGTCTCGCGGCGCAACGACGTCTTCCTCAGCTCCCCCAACACCGCCATCCCGCAGTTCCCGGACGAGATGGCGCGCGAGGATATCGACCTGCAGAAGGTCGTCATGCTCAACATGGACGGCGACTATCACGATCGCCTGCGCCGGATCATCTCCAAGGGGTTCACCCCGCGGGCCATCGGGGCGCTGCGCGACGAATTGGACCGGCGGGCCCAGATCATCGCCAAGGAGGCCGCCGCCCACGGCAGCGGCGACTTCGTCGAGCAGGTGGCGTGTGAGCTCCCGCTGCAGGCGATCGCCGATTTGCTGGGCGTGCCCCAGGAGGATCGCGACAAGCTGTTCCGCTGGTCGAACGAGATGACCGGCAACAGTGACGAGGAGTTCGACGTCGATCCCAAGCAATCGTCGATGGAGGTCCTGGCCTACGCCATGCATATGGCCGAGGTGAAGGGGAAGAACCCCGGCAACGACATCGTCACCGCGCTGATCAACGCTGACATCGACGGCGAGAAGCTCTCCGATGACGAGTTCGGCTTCTTCGTGATGATGCTGGCCGTGGCCGGCAACGAGACCACCCGCAACTCGATCACCCACGGCATGATCGCCTTCGCCAACAACCCCGACCAGTGGGAGCTCTACAAGAAGGAGCGCCCGGAGACCGCGGCCGACGAGATCGTCCGGTGGGCGACTCCGGTCACCGCGTTCCAGCGCACCGCCGGCGAGGATGTCGAGCTGTCCGGTGTGCAGATCAAGAAGGACCAGCGGGTGGTGATGTTCTACCGCTCGGCCAACTTCGATGAAGAGGTCTTCGAGGACCCCTACACCTTCAACATCCTGCGCAACCCGAACCCGCATGTGGGCTTCGGCGGCACCGGGGTGCACTACTGCGTCGGCGCCAACCTCGCCAAGATGACGATCAACTTGATCTTCAACGCCGTCGCTGACCACATGCCGGATCTCGCCTCGGCGGGCACGCCGGAACGGCTACGTTCGGGGTGGCTCAACGCAATCAAGCACTGGCAGGTCGACTACACCGGAGCCTCGGCTTAA
- a CDS encoding steroid 3-ketoacyl-CoA thiolase has protein sequence MGNPVIVEATRSPIGKRGGWLSGLHATELLGAVQKAVIDRAGIDANEVEQAIGGCVTQYGEQSNNITRVAWLTAGLPEQIGATTVDCQCGSAQQANHLIAGLIATGAIDVGIACGIEAMSRVGLGANAGPDRSLIRAASWDIDMPDQFTAAERIAKRRGITREDLDHLGFLSQQRAKRAWDEHRFDREISPIEAPVIDQNKRPTEERHMVSRDQGLRDTTMEGLAGLKPVMEGAIHTAGTSSQISDGAAAVLWMDEDKARALGLKPRARIISQALVGAEPYYHLDGPVQSTARVLEKAGMKLGDIDLVEINEAFASVVLSWAQVHEADMDKVNVNGGAIALGHPVGSTGSRLITTALHELERTDQNTALITMCAGGALSTGTIIERI, from the coding sequence ATGGGTAATCCTGTCATCGTCGAAGCCACTCGCAGCCCCATCGGTAAGCGCGGCGGCTGGCTGTCCGGTCTGCACGCGACCGAATTGTTGGGGGCCGTCCAGAAAGCTGTGATCGACAGGGCCGGCATCGACGCCAACGAGGTCGAGCAGGCCATCGGCGGTTGCGTCACCCAGTACGGCGAGCAGTCCAACAACATCACCCGGGTGGCATGGCTGACCGCCGGACTGCCCGAGCAGATCGGCGCCACCACGGTCGACTGCCAGTGCGGCAGCGCCCAGCAGGCCAACCACCTGATCGCCGGGCTGATCGCCACCGGCGCGATCGACGTCGGTATCGCCTGCGGTATCGAGGCCATGAGCCGCGTCGGTCTGGGCGCCAACGCCGGCCCGGACCGCTCGCTGATCCGCGCCGCGTCGTGGGACATCGACATGCCGGACCAGTTCACCGCCGCCGAGCGAATTGCCAAGCGCCGCGGCATCACCCGTGAGGACCTCGATCACCTCGGCTTCCTGTCTCAGCAACGGGCCAAGCGGGCGTGGGACGAGCACCGCTTCGACCGTGAGATCTCCCCGATCGAGGCGCCGGTGATCGACCAGAACAAGCGGCCCACCGAGGAGCGGCACATGGTCAGCCGCGACCAGGGCCTGCGCGACACCACGATGGAGGGCCTCGCCGGGCTCAAGCCGGTGATGGAAGGCGCCATCCACACCGCGGGGACCTCGTCGCAGATCTCCGACGGCGCCGCGGCGGTGCTGTGGATGGACGAGGACAAGGCGCGGGCACTCGGGCTCAAGCCGCGGGCGCGCATCATCAGCCAGGCCCTCGTCGGTGCCGAGCCGTATTACCACCTCGACGGTCCGGTCCAGTCGACCGCGCGGGTGCTCGAGAAGGCCGGCATGAAGTTGGGTGACATCGACCTCGTGGAGATCAACGAGGCCTTCGCGTCCGTGGTGCTCAGCTGGGCCCAGGTCCATGAGGCCGACATGGACAAGGTGAACGTCAACGGCGGCGCGATCGCACTGGGCCACCCCGTCGGCAGCACGGGCAGCCGGTTGATCACCACCGCGCTGCACGAGCTCGAGCGCACCGATCAAAACACGGCGCTGATCACCATGTGCGCCGGCGGCGCGCTGTCGACCGGCACCATCATCGAGCGGATCTAG